GCGTGATCAGGCGCCGATGACTGAGATTTGTGATCCGGATTGTGGTTTTTCAAGGGAAAGCGAGATTACAAATCGGTAAGCTTTTCGTGATGTTTCGGTGGAGCACCAGTGACCCGGTTGCCAACGCCATCACCGGCGAATTTGGCGCATTCGCGCCAAACCGTCATGGACGTTTAGCCGCCCTCGCGCTATCCATGCCGACATGAAAAAAGGCGATCATCTCTTCCTCGTCGACGGCTCGGGTTTCATCTTCCGTGCCTTCCACGCCATCCCGGCCCTCAACCGCAAGTCGGACGGCCTGCCCGTCAATGCGGTCTCGGGCTTCTGCAACATGCTGTGGAAGCTCTTGCGCGATGCGCGCAATACCGATGTCGGGGTGACGCCGACCCATCTGGCTGTGATCTTCGACTATTCGTCGACGACCTTCCGCAAGGAAATCTACCCGCTCTACAAGGCGAACCGCTCGGCCCCCCCGGAAGATCTCATTCCCCAGTTTGGTCTGATCCGCCACGCCACCCGCGCCTTCAACTTGCCGTGCATCGAGACAGAAGGCTTCGAGGCTGACGACATCATCGCGACCTATGCCCGCCAGGCCGAGGCAATTGGTGCCGATGTGACGATCGTCTCCTCCGACAAGGACCTGATGCAGCTCGTCACCGCGAATGTGCATATGTACGACGCGATGAAGGACAAGCAGATCGGCATCCCCGACGTCATCGAGAAATGGGGCGTAGCCCCGGAAAAGATGATCGACCTGCAGGCGATGACCGGCGATTCGACCGACAACGTGCCCGGTATTCCCGGCATCGGCCCGAAGACCGCAGCCCAGCTTCTGGAAGAGTTCGGCGATCTCGAAACCCTGCTTGCCCGTGCCGGGGAAATCAAGCAGGTCAAGCGCCGCGAAAACATTGTCGCCAATGCCGAGCTCGCTCGCCTGTCCCGCCAGCTCGTGGAACTGCGCACCGACGTGCCGATCGACATGAAGCTGGAAGACCTGGTGCTGGAACCCCAGAACGGGCCGAAGCTGATCGGCTTCCTGAAGACCATGGAATTCACCACACTGACCCGTCGTGTCGCCGAAGCCTGCGACTGCGATGCCGCTGCCATAGAGCCCGCCATCGTGCCGGTCGAATGGGGTGATGCCGCCCGTGGTCCCGACCTTGATGCCGGCGACGTGCCCGCGCCTTCAGCCCCGGCGCCGGGCTCCGCTGCCGTGACCACTGCCGGCCCCGACGGCACAACGCCGGCTGACCTTGTGGCCAGCCGGGCCAATGCCTTTGCGGGCAAGCCGATCGATGCCACCGCCTATGTCACCATCCGCGATATCGAGACCCTCGAACTCTGGATCGCCGCTGCCCGCGAAACCGGCCTCGTCGCCTTCGATACCGAGACAACGTCGCTCGATCCGATGCAGGCCGAACTCGTCGGCGTCTCGCTGGCCATCCAGGACAACGTGCTGTCGCCAGGCTCGACCGACATTCGCGCCGCCTATATCCCGCTGACACACAGGACCGGCATCGGCGACCTGCTCGGCGGGGGGCATGCGGAAGGCCAGATCCCGATGAAGGAGGCGCTTGCGGCATTGAAGGGGCTCCTGGAAGACCCCTCCGTCCTCAAGGTCGCCCAGAACCTGAAATACGACTACCTGGTGATGAAGCGCCACGGCATCACGCTCCAGTCCTTCGACGACACCATGCTGATGTCCTACGTGCTTGATGCCGGCAAGGGCAATCATGGCATGGACGGCCTGTCGGAAAAATGGCTGGGCCATACGCCGATCCCCTACAAGGACGTTGCCGGCTCCGGCAAGTCCTCCATCACCTTCGACCTCGTCGACATCGATCGCGCCACGGCCTATGCCGCCGAGGATGCCGACGTGACGCTGCGTCTGTGGCTGGTGCTGAAACCGCGCCTCGCAGCGGAGGGCCTGACGCGCATCTACGAGCGTCTGGAGCGCCCGCTGGTGCCCGTTCTCGCGCATATGGAAGAGCGCGGCATCACCGTCGATCGCCAGATCCTTTCGCGTCTGTCAGGCGAACTCGCCCAGAAGGCCGCAGCCACCGAGGACGAGGTCTACGAACTCGCCGGCGAGCGCTTCAACATCGGCTCGCCCAAGCAACTCGGCGATATCCTGTTCGGCCGCATGGGCCTCCCAGGTGGCTCCAAGACCAAGACCGGCCAGTGGTCCACGTCAGCCCAGGTTTTGGAAGACCTTGCGGCAGAAGGTGCTCCGCTGCCTCGCAAGATCGTCGACTGGCGCCAGCTGACCAAGCTGAAATCCACCTATACGGATGCGCTCCCGGGCTACGTGCATCCGCAGACGAAGCGCGTCCACACCGGCTATTCGCTTGCGTCCACCACCACCGGCCGCCTGTCCTCCTCAGAGCCCAACCTGCAGAATATCCCGGTCCGCACGGCTGAAGGCCGCAAGATCCGCACGGCCTTCATCTCGACGCCTGGACACAAGCTCTTGTCGGCCGACTACAGTCAGATCGAGCTGCGTGTGCTGGCCCATGTCGCCGACATCCCGCAGCTGCGTCAGGCCTTCGCCGATGGCATCGATATCCACGCCATGACCGCGTCCGAAATGTTCGGCGTGCCCGTGGAGGGCATGCCGTCGGATGTCCGTCGCCGCGCCAAGGCGATCAACTTCGGCATCATCTACGGCATCTCTGCCTTTGGCCTTGCCAATCAGCTGAGCATAGAGCGGTCGGAAGCCGGCGATTACATCAAGAAATATTTCGAGCGCTTCCCCGGCATCAAGGACTACATGGAATCCACCAAGGCCTTCGCCCGCGAGAATGGATTTGTGGAAACCATCTTCGGTCGGCGCGCGCATTATCCGGAGATCAGGTCGTCCAACCCCTCGTTGCGCGCCTTCAACGAACGCGCCGCAATCAACGCCCCGATCCAGGGCTCGGCTGCCGATGTCATCCGCCGCGCCATGATCCAGATCGAGCCGGCGCTCGCCGCCGCTGGTCTGTCGGAACGTTGCCGGATGCTGCTGCAGGTGCATGACGAACTGATCTTCGAGGTCGAGAACGAAGCCGTCGATACCGCCATGCCCGTCATCGTCGACATCATGGAAAATGCCGCCATGCCCGCCGTTTCCATGCGTGTACCGCTTAAGGTCGATGCGCGGGCAGCCCAGAACTGGGACGAGGCACACTGAGAATTTCCGGCCTCGGCCGGCACCGAAACACGAGGGCTCAGCGCAGCCCCACAGGAGTACGAAACTTGGCTTTCACCACCATCAACGGAAACGTCGTGCATTATGAGCTGATCGGCGAGGCGAAAGCCAAGAACCTGATCGTCTTCTCCAACGGGCTGGGCACCGACTTCCGTATCTGGCTGCCGCTCTTCGACGAACTCGGCGACGACGTCTCGGTACTCCTCTATGACAGCCGTGGCCATGGCCTCTCCGGTGGCGCTGACACGCCCTTCGGCATGTCGGATCTCGTCTCGGATCTGGCCACGCTCTGCGACGAACTCGGCATCCGCAAGGCAACCTTTTGCGGCCTCTCGGTCGGCGGTCTCGTCTGCCAGGGCCTCTGGCAGGAGCGGCCGGATCTGTTCCGCAAGCTCATCCTCTGCGACACCGCCCCCCGCATCGGCACCGCCGAGATCTGGGCCGAACGCATCGCCGGTATCGAGAAGGACGGGATAGAAAGTGCAGCCGATAACGCCATGAACCGCTGGTTTACACCGGCCTTCCATGATGACCGTGCCGACGAGCTGGCTGGCTACCGTCTGATGATGACGCGCCAGTCTCTTTCCGGCTATCTCTCGACCTGCGCGGCTTTGCGCGACACGGATTTCTCCGACGTCCTGCCGACCGTCACCGTGCCCACCCTCTTCGTCGTCGGCGACCAGGATGGCTCCACCCCGCCCGCAACCGTGGAGGCCGGTTCTCAACTTGTGCCCGATGCCCGTTTCGAGGTCATCGACGATTGCGCGCACATCCCTTGTGTCGAGCAGCCAGAGGCCCTCGCGGAGTTGATTCAGGGCTTCATGCGCAAGCAGGCGAACTGACAACAGGACCTGGAAATGCAGAAGCCGCCTCATGGGCGGCTTCTTTCATATCAAGCGTTGACTGTTGCACTCAATGCGCGCCGGACATGTCGCCCAGGACTTCCTTGGAAGCCACGGTCGAATCCGCCTTCAGCTTGTAGACCATGGGAACGCCGGTCGCGAGATTGACGCCGAGGATCTGTTCCTTGGTCAGCTTGTCGAGAACCATCACCAGCGAGCGCAGCGAGTTGCCATGTGCAGCCACCAGGACCTTCTCGCCACGCAGTACGCGCGGCAGGATTTCGGTCATGTAATAGGGCCAGACGCGCGCACCGGTATCGCGCAGGCTTTCGCCGCCTGGAGGCGGGATGTCATAGGAACGGCGCCAGATATGAACCTGCTCCTCGCCCCACTTGGCGCGGGCATCGTCCTTGTTGAGGCCGGAGAGATCGCCGTAGTCACGTTCGTTCAGCGCCTGGTCCTTGATCGTCTCGAGGTCCGTCTGGCCGACGTTTTCGAGGATGATGTCACAGGTCTTCTGCGCACGCGTCAGCACCGAGGTGAACGCGATGTCGAACTTGATGCCATAGTCGGCAAGCGCCTTGCCGCCGGCATTGGCTTCCTGGACGCCGAGCTCCGTGAGATCGGGATCACGCCAGCCGGTAAACAGGTTTTTCAGGTTCCAGTCGCTCTGGCCATGGCGCACGAGCACGAGTGTACCGGTCATCGACAATTCCTCTCTTGACGATCAGGGGGTGGAGTTGAGCTCGAGCACGTCGAGCATGGTATAGCGGCCGGGCTTCTTGTCCCGGGCCCAGACGGCTGCCCGCAATGCGCCGCGCGCAAAGAGAGACCGGTCGGTCGCGCTGTGAGAAAGCGTAACCATCTCGCCTTCGCTGGCAAACAGCACGGAGTGTTCCCCGATGACGGATCCGCCGCGCAGCGTGGCAAAGCCGATCGAGCCCTCTTCGCGTGGTCCGGTATGTCCGTCGCGCACTCTGACCGAATGATCGGCAAGCGCAATTCCTCGCCCTTCCGCCGCCGCTTCGCCGAGCAAGAGTGCCGTGCCGGAGGGCGCGTCAACCTTGTGCTTGTGGTGCATCTCCAGCACTTCGATGTCCCAGCCCGAGGCTTCCAGCGCGCGCGCCGCCTGCTTGATCAGAACCGAGAGCAGGTTGACGCCGAGGCTCATGTTGCCGGACTTCACCACCCGCGCATGCCGCGCGGCGGCATCGATCTTCTCCTCGTGCTCCGTCAGGCAGCCAGTGGTGCCGATGACATGCACGATCCGCGCCTGCGCGGCGAGCGCTGCGAACTCCACGGTCGAAGCCGGCGTGGTAAAGTCGACGACGCCGTCCGCATGCACGAAGGCTGCCAGCGGATCGTCGGTCACGGCAACGCCGAGCTTCGGCACGCCGGCCAATTCGCCGGCATCCTGTCCGAGAACCGCAGAGCCCGTCCGTTCGACCGCCGCATGCAGCACGATGCCCGGCGTCTCGCTGATCAACTTGA
This DNA window, taken from Peteryoungia algae, encodes the following:
- a CDS encoding 2,3-bisphosphoglycerate-dependent phosphoglycerate mutase; amino-acid sequence: MTGTLVLVRHGQSDWNLKNLFTGWRDPDLTELGVQEANAGGKALADYGIKFDIAFTSVLTRAQKTCDIILENVGQTDLETIKDQALNERDYGDLSGLNKDDARAKWGEEQVHIWRRSYDIPPPGGESLRDTGARVWPYYMTEILPRVLRGEKVLVAAHGNSLRSLVMVLDKLTKEQILGVNLATGVPMVYKLKADSTVASKEVLGDMSGAH
- the dapB gene encoding 4-hydroxy-tetrahydrodipicolinate reductase; amino-acid sequence: MDTPMKLVVVGAAGRMGKTLIKLISETPGIVLHAAVERTGSAVLGQDAGELAGVPKLGVAVTDDPLAAFVHADGVVDFTTPASTVEFAALAAQARIVHVIGTTGCLTEHEEKIDAAARHARVVKSGNMSLGVNLLSVLIKQAARALEASGWDIEVLEMHHKHKVDAPSGTALLLGEAAAEGRGIALADHSVRVRDGHTGPREEGSIGFATLRGGSVIGEHSVLFASEGEMVTLSHSATDRSLFARGALRAAVWARDKKPGRYTMLDVLELNSTP
- the polA gene encoding DNA polymerase I; amino-acid sequence: MKKGDHLFLVDGSGFIFRAFHAIPALNRKSDGLPVNAVSGFCNMLWKLLRDARNTDVGVTPTHLAVIFDYSSTTFRKEIYPLYKANRSAPPEDLIPQFGLIRHATRAFNLPCIETEGFEADDIIATYARQAEAIGADVTIVSSDKDLMQLVTANVHMYDAMKDKQIGIPDVIEKWGVAPEKMIDLQAMTGDSTDNVPGIPGIGPKTAAQLLEEFGDLETLLARAGEIKQVKRRENIVANAELARLSRQLVELRTDVPIDMKLEDLVLEPQNGPKLIGFLKTMEFTTLTRRVAEACDCDAAAIEPAIVPVEWGDAARGPDLDAGDVPAPSAPAPGSAAVTTAGPDGTTPADLVASRANAFAGKPIDATAYVTIRDIETLELWIAAARETGLVAFDTETTSLDPMQAELVGVSLAIQDNVLSPGSTDIRAAYIPLTHRTGIGDLLGGGHAEGQIPMKEALAALKGLLEDPSVLKVAQNLKYDYLVMKRHGITLQSFDDTMLMSYVLDAGKGNHGMDGLSEKWLGHTPIPYKDVAGSGKSSITFDLVDIDRATAYAAEDADVTLRLWLVLKPRLAAEGLTRIYERLERPLVPVLAHMEERGITVDRQILSRLSGELAQKAAATEDEVYELAGERFNIGSPKQLGDILFGRMGLPGGSKTKTGQWSTSAQVLEDLAAEGAPLPRKIVDWRQLTKLKSTYTDALPGYVHPQTKRVHTGYSLASTTTGRLSSSEPNLQNIPVRTAEGRKIRTAFISTPGHKLLSADYSQIELRVLAHVADIPQLRQAFADGIDIHAMTASEMFGVPVEGMPSDVRRRAKAINFGIIYGISAFGLANQLSIERSEAGDYIKKYFERFPGIKDYMESTKAFARENGFVETIFGRRAHYPEIRSSNPSLRAFNERAAINAPIQGSAADVIRRAMIQIEPALAAAGLSERCRMLLQVHDELIFEVENEAVDTAMPVIVDIMENAAMPAVSMRVPLKVDARAAQNWDEAH
- the pcaD gene encoding 3-oxoadipate enol-lactonase; amino-acid sequence: MAFTTINGNVVHYELIGEAKAKNLIVFSNGLGTDFRIWLPLFDELGDDVSVLLYDSRGHGLSGGADTPFGMSDLVSDLATLCDELGIRKATFCGLSVGGLVCQGLWQERPDLFRKLILCDTAPRIGTAEIWAERIAGIEKDGIESAADNAMNRWFTPAFHDDRADELAGYRLMMTRQSLSGYLSTCAALRDTDFSDVLPTVTVPTLFVVGDQDGSTPPATVEAGSQLVPDARFEVIDDCAHIPCVEQPEALAELIQGFMRKQAN